attctaTACACTATTAAATTGTCTCTTTTTCCCTATATAACTTGTTTATCTTCAATGTGCAatctttcaatttaaattgcaataatttcttGGGCATCGTGTTATACCTACAGGATTTTCGGAGTACTTGCATAATGTTATTCTTGTTTCCTCCAGAGGAACTGAAAAGAGAAATAGATGTTAGATGGCACATCCCAGTGAAAAATCAGCACATCACAGGGTGGGACAACACACCTTCAAGCGATGATACTATTCTACAATTATGTTGCCAGAGTGATATAAATTGCCTCGAAGTCAAAGATATTGGCGGCACCTCGTCCACATCAGGAATCACACAGGATGATTCAATGGACATTTTTGGTATGTATTCTGCTAAACTCTTATTTAAGGAACGAGAACGTAGTTCTGATTTGTTCCAATGTTTCGATATTATATATAGATGGATTTTCATGCAATTATTTGAGGTAGTGTCCTTATTTGTACCTAGATATGGAAATTGCTGCTATAACATCATTAAAACAAAAGCTGCCTTCCAATATAAGAATTCAAGAACGTAGTCTTTCAAATGCTATATCCTCCATTTGTAATACCACGCATAAGGTTCGTTTTAATTTGTATAAATGCACTTACATATAccttttaatgattttttgcagAAGCAAGCATTATTGATTTACCTACACAATTCCGAAGATTTGTTCTCTCAAGATTTTCTTTCTCATATTCACGACGAAGAAATCaagtatattttaaaagaattttgcgTTCTGATTGGCTGGGATGTGGAAGATTCCACACGTCATGACGCATTGTTGCGTGCAGTTCGGCCTTATTCAGAATTGTCATTTCTGCCTGATTGGATTTGCCGAAGATTAGGAGGATTGATATGTTTACTTCCCGCTGGTTCTGGAATAACTGTATTTTTCGCTTTGAATAGAAATAACTCTGTCTTTAATATCATAAAGgaatatttgagaaatatgCAGAGAGAATGCATCGATAGTGACGAGTTTATTGGCACTTCAGAATGTTCCAATCATACTAATTTTGCCGGTGAGCGATTCAGGacgaattattaataattatcgaaattattatttagctAATTTTTTCAAAGGAATTTAGTATTACGACAGGGTTCGAATCTATGgttaaaagttttgtttcagAACAAGAAATCGCAGCTGtcgaaagtttaaaaaaaaaactgccttCACATATTGCAGTTACGTTCGCAACGTGTAGTTTGGATGACGCTATTCAGGCTATATGTTCTCCGCAATTAGATGAGGTAAGTTTCTGTAAGCGATATGTCAGAAATTATGGCGAATTCGGGCATCCAAAAAGTACGTGCTCTGAAGAGTCATATGGCCATCGAAAGCTATCTGCGTCGGTCTTAACAAATTGTAGGATAGCTTAATAAAAACTAGTGATATAATGCGGAACTCTAAATTTGACATAACACAACAAAATAGGTTTTGTATTACATTGgtttaacataaaataattggATGGAAGAGAAATCTGcgataaaataataagaacaaaaatatacatattctCATGAATCTATTGGAAAATTCATCCTACATTGTGTTCTCGGGGTTCGatataaatttcttcaatgtaATGACGGAAAACTTACGTTGTTCGCCTTAATTTGTGTTCCCCTTTAATCTTGTATTTTCTTCATAGAAAGCTCGGGAAGTAAGTATGTATGAGCCGACGTTGTTTTAACTGTTTCTATTCACATTATCTTTGCACGTTATAATTGATTAATACTTAATTccttaaaagtttttcatatGTATTTCGGCTTTAGAGAAATACAATGACGTAAATATTGAGTTGAGTAGTAGTTCTTCTGGATTTGGTTCTCGGTTTGGCTTCGATTTGAAAAGTAGGTTGCTTCTGAAGACAACTTCTTTTACTACAATTTACTCATTGCTTTATGGATTTCGGTTTTTAGAATTATATTTCTGAAAGCTTTAGTCCCAAAAGATCTTTAGGCTTTTGCGTTGTAATGAGTTGTAAATAGGCAAATGCCTTAGTCGAATTTCATAAATTGAAGAGACGCTAAAAGTCGTATCGCCTAGAAATAGGGTCGTAGATTGACGTAGAGCAAATTTTTCACGTATCAACCCACTGCATTTGGTAGCTTTAAGTCTCATGGCTTCTTGAGTGCATCCTTTTTATGAgagttagaaaaaaatatacataagtATGTGTGTATTACTTGCAGTTAATTTTGCGTTTAACCTGTGAGTAAAGGTAAGATTTTCCCATATATGCAACTTAAAGTTCATTAGATTGAGGCTGATTTTAAactataaaactttattttaaataccaaatttgacgttcattaatttcattgtccatttgtcaaaattttcgtCTATGAAGCTTTGATCCgtcttgaaaaattaaatcgtaCTCCCTTGTACCCCGCCGGCCGTTGTGGTTACATCTATAATCAAACGATTCAGTTCAAgtctgaaaatattaaatataataatcaTGTTATTGGTTAATGCCATTTTAGATAACTCCTGTTATATTGCGAAATCGTAATACGTACTGAGTTAAATTTATGAGATTCAAAGGGATTTCATTGATTTGCTTATCGTACTAAATATCGTTGCATAAAACTATGTAATTCTTATCTGATTATATAAATAGCTATTGTCTTCATTTCACAGAATggataaacaattttgaaacatattttttatcggAAATATGTCTCATATTATCTCACATATACACACACATCACATTTATGAATATGATGAATTCATCTCAATCTATGTTTTAAGTTGTAGCCGATTTTTTAACGCATTTACGACAATAGATAACCAATCAATGTTTCTTGCTTCAATTTAGATTTTGAGTGGCGGTACCTATTTGTTGTAAAAATTGCCCAAGAGTTACTTCTATTAGTCTTTGTTTATAATTGCAGTTTTCAATCTTACTGGGTTAATAAGATCCATGAGCGCACTGTAACATAGGAAATGAATGttgtttgtttaataataaattttaaatgcacccGTTTGTATGATGTACCtacacaaataataaaaacctaataataataatatttaaactaTATAAATTGTTTGAATACTTTTTCAGAGGAAGATTCTATTACTCTACTTACACAACTCCTGTCAACCATTTTCCCAAATGTTCATCGATAATTTGCGAAATGAGGAACTTATgaccattttaaataaaagttttttgataTTGGGTTGGAACATAGAAGACTCTGAATATCACGATGCCTTAGACCGTGCCTTAAGTCGTTATGCTAATTTAACCATAGTATCCGACATTGTTCAAAATAAGGGTGCTATTGCCTTATGTATCCTTCCAGTAAATGACACTATAAGTGTATTTCAATGCCTACGGGGAAAGATTTCGTTAAAAGATTTTAtaaaaagcttaaaaaatgtagagaaagtttttaaaaacgaaattgaaaaagaacGAGAGTTGAGGAAGCTTGAAGAAGAAACTAAGCAATCAATTAATCTGAACGCGGAAAAAATGCAAAGTATATGGGCTGATATGTTGGGAGATCGGGATTATGACAGTTTTGAGTTCGATGAGCATAAGTATTTGAAGCAGAAAATTGGTTTTGGTTTAAAAGGACCCCCGAAAAAGGAGACTGGGTATACGGAATCTGAAGAAAAGGAAATTGACCGATTGTTTCGTATAATTATAGAGCAAAGTCGTAAGTATCTTGTTTAATATATAAACTAAGTATGCAGAATTCTTAATATGTTATAGAAGATTTCTTAATTGtaattctatattttttccCTAGAGTTGTTTGCTGAGTATAAAGACCACATAGAGATAGCTTTCATATTCAATTGTCTGGTACCCCTGGCAGAAGAAAAACTAAACAGAGCTAAAAATTTTCCTGATTATAAACCCAATGAAGACATGAATCCTGTTCCCGTGTTTATTTTGAGAAAGTGTCGGGGTGGTGGAAACAGTTGCAGAATTTTCATCGATAGCATGGGACGAGTGTATGAAAACTGGCAGGATTACTTAACGCAAAATAAATATCCAAAATGTGAAATGGTTGTTCCTCTCGACGGGAGGTAAGCATTTGTGTGTCGAAATGAAgcttataattttcaaattaattgaaatgggTGGATTGATTATTTAGGATGAAACGAAAGAACAtaagcaattttgaatttcgggATTAAGATGTAAATTAACCAAAAGGATGTAATTGAGATGATCAAGGTATTTAATTGTCAAGGATTCAATTCCTGGGAGTATAACAGTTACTATTCTTGTAAAATGTTATAAAGTATGTTGACCCATTTTCAATGGgagaatatattaaatttttgtactcGTATCCTAGTTATTAGATTtcaatattcaattttgacattatagtctaaaattatttgatcCGTTTTACTTGgttaaaagttttgtttaaatgaatTGTTCGATACTGGGAGTGCTATACATGTTTTTTCATTGCAGATATCAGGTAATAGATAATGAAGTGCTGCTAGAAAAACATTTGTCACCAGCCTGTCACTTAGACACAAAGCTTCTCCAAGTTGGTGACATTATAAGTACTACAGCAGGCTTTGCTTCAGGAGCAATATTTATAACTGCAACTGTGACTAGTATGGCAGCCATGCCTATAATAGCCCCTTCGGTGCTGATTGGAGCTACTGTAGCCGGAGCTGTTTCTGGTGTCTGGGCGATCGGTAGAAGTGTCCAATCTTTGGTTGATAAGAATAAACATAAAGAAGTTAGTCGTTTCTTGCTATATTAAATTAGATAGGGAATGGTGAATTTTTAGTCAATGAGTTTTGCAAATTCCGAGGCTCGGGGTGCTTATTTGAACATCGTGGCAGGATCTTTAGGGTTTGTTGGGGCGGGAGCTACCATGACTCTTACCCAATGTGTGCAAAATGGTATTAACATAGGAAAAGTAAATTGTAAATACTCGAACTTGGAACATATCTGAGATAATTCCTTCTCTTTAGAGTGCAACGTATGCAGTAAACACAATTGGTGCACTGACTATAAGTGCTGGAGGAGCTAGTTTGGTTAATTCAACTTATGAGGTTATTGACCAATGGATCAGTAAAAAAGAAGCCCCATCGACTTTAACCATTCTACAATTAGGTTCATCAGTATTGTTCTTTGGACATGCAGTTTACAACTTTAAAGGAGCGCAGACTATTATTGATGAAACACAAACCAAAGTGTTACAGGATTATCAAGATTCTTTGAGGAGTAACAGACACAGGTTGGtatattattatgtatttaaatattcatacgGTCTAAATGTGAATCTGAATTTAGCTGACCTAGCAGTCTCGTAATTTGCGTTAGAAGAGACGCAGACACACTTCCTTATAAAACAATTCaagtaattattttagtacaacgttttaatttataattgaaaaatatgttgaaaCAACGTTATAAgcgctaatttttttttaaacgggaaagaattattttattattgatagaTTTGGGAAGTAAAGTGTTCAAAACTTAATGCAATAATTACGTTACTTATATGATATATAATATGTTATGATATTGGGTTGAGCAAATTTGCTTCTCTGAATCAATagtaaagcatttttttctctacaGAGATCATATTTGGCACTTCATTAATCATGTGCTAATTTCTAACTCAATTAATTCAGTTAAACACgtagaaaattataatatagctactaaatttaacatttgctaAATTTCTAATCTCTCTCATGTGTCAAACTTGGCCACTGTCATTCTCCTTTGTAGATAGATGAGAGTATTTCaattatattatatgtatataaaaacacgacatataaaaaaaaacaccccgtaaaaatagtttaatttaaataatctttggtatgcatgtttgtatatagggacacaaaaaacgattaaactttcagccatatttatcatcgtatttacgagttatcatgaattttagttttgtttactataaaaattgcaataaaatgtcaacaatataactgcaaaatattatttattgatgtgTTGTCTGTtcagaaagtgcttttagattaatcaaatatgcttagacgcagaatgcagcgaaatttttatcaattgaacgagtttgagagaggtcaACTGGCAGGTCTATGAGAAGCTCGTatgtcatttagggaaatcgccacttgattgaaccgtagtgcaaacactatagtgagataTCGTCAGGCGTAGTTTTAAaaagagcaaacaggcagaaggaaAAGTACTGGACGATCCTAtagaactacagaacgccaagatcgccgccttcgaattataGCCCTAAGAGATAGGTTCGTCTCATCGAGGACActggcggatcagtggtttgctgagtatggaCTTCCCATTGGGATTCAATCCATTTATTGTGGGAAAAGAAGTTTTAGACTGATTTCCTACCATTCCCATCTTGTGCTACActttaaatcatcgtcaaaatcgactgcagtgaTGCAGAGAACGGATACGTTGGAATCTGAAATGGGATAATATGATGTTTAGTGACGAAtacagattctgtttgggtatgcatgatggtcggATAAGAGTAAGAAGAAAACGGAGTAAAAGACGGGATCTTCAATTTACAACACAGAGGCTAATGCAAgaccacatgtggctagagTCACTATGAGCTTGttttaacaaaatgcaatcaatttgctaccttggctGCCTCAATCTCCCGATCTTTCACCGAAtgaacatgtatgggatattgtaattaaaaggttgcataatttaccccatgcCGTACAAATCCTAACGGCGCTATGTCGCGCTGTCCACTaagcctggaatgagatctcCCAACAGGACATCAAttacctcattagatccatgcctagacgtgtacagTAATGTATAAGATACTGCGGAGGActcacaaattttgattttttttaacaattaaatttgttcaattgtttagaaaagtatttgttttagtgtAAGAAACATACATatcaagaattattaaaataaaaccatttttacggggtgttctcttttctatattACGCAATATATATAGAAAAGACCACAAAGATTGTAGAGTTTACCTTGAGAAACGTTGGGAGATCATTAGCGTTTCGTCAGTGATCACAATTGTGAATGGCTCAACCTATTCACCGAATGCACTTGGCATACATCCCGAAAACAACTATGAACACCGCACAGAATTTCTTTCCTTATGTCAGTTTAACCTCGGTTGAGGGTACTTTTGTATTTTCGCCCTTTATTTTACATGCTTTTACTAATCGAAAACTATCAATATCCAGTTCTGGTCTGAAGGTAGGAACAACttcaaaaaacacttttattcCTAATGTATTTAATCCACTAAAGTTCCTTAAAAACTCTtcataaatatgtaattaacAGTATTACTTAATACCTGTAAGTATTTCATTTAGTACGTAACATAAATAGACATCTTATAGTTTTAGTTTCTGCTAGTTCCCGATAATGTTTTTCTTACTATTCATTTATTCTTAAGTTATTCATAGTGAAGTATTAGTGATTCCATCATGAAGAAAAATTGCTCAGAAATTGGttataaaatcaatattaattaaagtCCCCGCTATTCCCACTCTCGTTCTATTTTTCGCTTTCACTATTGTATGCATTCATCGCATCACTAGCGTAGGATTGGCTTTTAAACATTGTGAATGACAATTATTGTCACTCACAATTGATTATTGTAAAGTGACTAATTTATAGATAACCAAATTCGCTCCTGATTATATTAGACACTTGTCTGAAACTTAGCAATATTTTACACTTAATACTGGAGTAATTATTTGAGCTAATCGAATATAAGGTCATTTATTAGTTTACTCTCTTGAATTTTTAGTATCAATAACGCTAGATCTTGCCAAAGTAAacttattaatgaattttcttaGTCACAAATTTCCTTACAGATTTACAATAAGTTCACATTTCAGGAAAACCTTCAATCGTCTATTAAAAGAAACTATAAAAACCCAGGGAGATGGAGTTAGAGGAAAAGCGGAGGTCATTGCAGCGATCAGACAAATCCCTAACAAGAACGAAGTTTTCGCAGCATTAACACGCAACACTAAGACCTTAAACAAAGCCGGTGTAAGATATTCTGTTGAGGGTGGTAAAATCACTTTTGGTGGATTTGAAGTAGATATGAACAAGTTTATTAGCTTAAACAAGTCGCAAACTAAAACTTATCTTAGTACTCTTGGTCAAAACCTAGCATCGGAACAACCAATATCGTTATCCaagtttgataattttaaaagtgctATAAATAGGGTGCTGAGCGATATTAAGGCTGATATATCAGGAATAAATACAACCCAGTTCATTGATTTGGCGATAAATATGTTAAGGTTCTGTAACGAGGATACAATGACCAAAGTGATCAATGCCACTCAGCAAAGTATTCATTATATCTTTACTAAAATATCTCGACACCTTGTAGACGAAATTGATGTGGTGATACCAAAAAATACGCAGTTTGGTGAGTTTCTGGGTGcagtaatttcgtttttcagtGAAAAGGTTGAGGATTTGGAGGCTCAATATCTGCTCTTTAAAGAAACTAAAGATAAGAAATATTATCATCcgttatttgaaataataaatccTCTGTATGCGAAACGGGCTGtgaaatttttcgattatGTAGTTAAAGTGAGTTTTTCTGGGGAGAATCTCATGCCTATTATTCTACGTGAACTTTCGCAGTATCTAGTTACTTTTATTACAAAGAAAATTGTTGAGTATGCAGAGTGGACAGAAAAGACGAAAAGGCGTGATGAGCATTCTGCTGGATTAAATCTTAAAAGAATACCCTGCTCTCTTTGTAAGggttattattttcaacatcAAGGCTAAGCTTTTGACCTTTAGATTatattaatatgtatttatatttatgttgaagtaggtacaatgaatatgaggaaagtaataaaacacaaaatgaaaatttgcagatAAATCTGCCTTACGGTCGCCCGATTGATTCGATGACAAAACTTTTGAACTGAatcaaaaagtttcagaattcACTtgaaacattcagttgtttaTTGATTAGTAGATACGTTTTCCAATAAGGTTTAAAATAGATATTATGACCACATTTGTTACCTGTGACCGTCTTTTCGTGCGAGATATTACCAAAAAAGGACATTTGTCTCTGAAACATGAAAACTTATTTCAGGCCATCCTTTTTATAGgaattaattaacttaaatttttattaattattaataatattttaaccaCCAAAGATTTAAAGTCTTTTCATATTAATTGTTAGGTAGTGTTAATAGATGTTCTTTGAAGGGCATAGAAGAGAACACCCGTTGACGTCGTCGGTAAGactccaaaatatttttattttattaaaggtttattaattttttttttttaggtaataTGTGAAACTCAAATTGAATACAGAAGGAATTTGAACAAAAGGTCACTTCTGTTACGATAATAACAACATGAAATTACCTCTTTGGCGCTAACATCAGAGATACATTGCACTATATCTTAGTTTAAACGTCCAAAATCAAACTTATGATAAAGAATGtaaatttgagtaaaaaaatcctcaaGTGGTTTGTTACCGAGatacagaaaaataattgtgaCTGAATTGTAAAACATAATATCTTTTAAAGAACTccattacaatttattttacagctaattattcttttctaaaaaaaaaatgtttgtacgTTTAAGTGAAAAGATACACGcggttccatttgaaataaaaagtcaGTGTTCTTATGTTTGAGCTAGCTGCGCAATGCCTATTTGTGCGGGTAACTTGACATGTTTAACTATCCATATTTTGAATTGCTAATTCTAACACCATAGTGTTTATTGCAAGGCGGCATATCAATGAGATTGAAtctaaatttccattatagcTAACTGTACGATTTTGTCGTACATATAATAGTCAATACTCATATTCGTATTAAAAAGCTTatcctaaattttttttgccaaacagacgttattgaattttttactaatctattaaaaatcgaaaataggTGTGTTATTATGCGAGTATCATTTCCACTTTGAAGTCTCCGACTTTTGCGATGGAGCCTTCTATTCGATCCAgataattaaaggaaaattaattatgttttacAACATTTAGTAAAGTGAAATCAAATATCGTTGTATCGTGAGATACGTCTATAccacattaatttaataatgcgCATTTCCACAATGAGTAGGAAGTTTTATTAGTATAGAATATATCGCAAACTTACGTATTAGCGAACAGTGcatcaataacaaattttaagtttattaaattattcaaataaatttgtaaaaactaataattcaattttttaaacatttaactAAAAACCTACTGCAATTACGTATTACAACATATAAATAATGCAacatgtgatttatttttaatatttaaatatttatgtgaaACAATTACAATGGTACTTAAAACTATTTAAGTATAAGTGCGTTTTTTTGtaagaataattatttgcatttcaaGGATTTCATAAATTTGGAAGCCAAATCGCAACAGTATAGAACATATGAGGCCTAGGTGTATGATAAAAGTTGCCTCAGTTACGTTTTTGGCAACCTACAACATGGAATTTATTGCGTTCcctaaagttttaaatttcaccatcaaatttttattttacccaTTACCATCTTTGCTAGCAACTGAGTCGAGTATTGGCTGAGTGAGCAGTGTTGGTTAAGTGCTATAGAATAATCACTTTTTGGATTATTACCATTAGAGTTTGTTGATCTCAGTCATAAATTTGGGTCTACAAAGTAAATTGTGACGGCTATGCGAAATGcttggtaatttttattggtatGTTTCTATTGTATTATATTGTATTGTATTTATTGTTTGAGAAAATATATTctcttattaattttaaatgttacttaTTCAGTTGCTCACATTTTGTTTACCTTCATTGTTAATGTGTTGTCATAAAGACGAACAAATACTCTTTGTAACGAATCGCAAGAAAACCAAGAAACCATCTTTATACGATAACATCTTTATTCACCAATagattaagaaaatttctgtAGCAGTTTCACAACCTTTTTTAAT
This genomic interval from Euwallacea fornicatus isolate EFF26 chromosome 24, ASM4011564v1, whole genome shotgun sequence contains the following:
- the LOC136346819 gene encoding uncharacterized protein, giving the protein MEGNQVTMFVTCLNQEAVITLSEYDTVEELKREIDVRWHIPVKNQHITGWDNTPSSDDTILQLCCQSDINCLEVKDIGGTSSTSGITQDDSMDIFDMEIAAITSLKQKLPSNIRIQERSLSNAISSICNTTHKKQALLIYLHNSEDLFSQDFLSHIHDEEIKYILKEFCVLIGWDVEDSTRHDALLRAVRPYSELSFLPDWICRRLGGLICLLPAGSGITVFFALNRNNSVFNIIKEYLRNMQRECIDSDEFIGTSECSNHTNFAEQEIAAVESLKKKLPSHIAVTFATCSLDDAIQAICSPQLDERKILLLYLHNSCQPFSQMFIDNLRNEELMTILNKSFLILGWNIEDSEYHDALDRALSRYANLTIVSDIVQNKGAIALCILPVNDTISVFQCLRGKISLKDFIKSLKNVEKVFKNEIEKERELRKLEEETKQSINLNAEKMQSIWADMLGDRDYDSFEFDEHKYLKQKIGFGLKGPPKKETGYTESEEKEIDRLFRIIIEQSQLFAEYKDHIEIAFIFNCLVPLAEEKLNRAKNFPDYKPNEDMNPVPVFILRKCRGGGNSCRIFIDSMGRVYENWQDYLTQNKYPKCEMVVPLDGRYQVIDNEVLLEKHLSPACHLDTKLLQVGDIISTTAGFASGAIFITATVTSMAAMPIIAPSVLIGATVAGAVSGVWAIGRSVQSLVDKNKHKESMSFANSEARGAYLNIVAGSLGFVGAGATMTLTQCVQNGINIGKSATYAVNTIGALTISAGGASLVNSTYEVIDQWISKKEAPSTLTILQLGSSVLFFGHAVYNFKGAQTIIDETQTKVLQDYQDSLRSNRHRKTFNRLLKETIKTQGDGVRGKAEVIAAIRQIPNKNEVFAALTRNTKTLNKAGVRYSVEGGKITFGGFEVDMNKFISLNKSQTKTYLSTLGQNLASEQPISLSKFDNFKSAINRVLSDIKADISGINTTQFIDLAINMLRFCNEDTMTKVINATQQSIHYIFTKISRHLVDEIDVVIPKNTQFGEFLGAVISFFSEKVEDLEAQYLLFKETKDKKYYHPLFEIINPLYAKRAVKFFDYVVKVSFSGENLMPIILRELSQYLVTFITKKIVEYAEWTEKTKRRDEHSAGLNLKRIPCSLCKGYYFQHQG